The Leptotrichia sp. OH3620_COT-345 genomic sequence TAACTTTTTCCGCTATCTCTCATTTGCTTGGAAAAAACTTCCATTGATTTCGTAAAAAAGCAGCAAGGACAAAATTCATCAATATAAGGATGAACATCAATTCCTGCTTTTTCAGACTTCTCTACATCAAAATTCGGATAAATTACCATATTCCCAAAAAACAAATGTCTTTTCGAAGATTTTTTATCTTCAGAAGTTACCTCAATTATTTCGTTCATATTTTCAGCATTTTCAGGATTTGCAGCATCGCACAAAGTAGCCCAGTCGAGCATTATCCAACTGTTAAAAGCATCTATAATTCCCATTGAAAGCTCATCACTCCACCGACTATACTGATACTCGAAAATACCTTTCAAAAATAATTCTTTATGATGAATCTGAATAGTAGTTGCTACTCTGTACTTCCCTTCTTCATCATTATCCACCCAATTCAACAAAGGCAACAGATAATAACCGTTTTCAGGAATATGGAGCCATTTATTTTCACCGTTACTTTTGAGTATTTGAACATTCCAACCCTTTTTTGCCAACAAATCATACAAAAACTCAGCAAAGACAATATCGGTATGTTTCGGATCAGAACTTTTAAGGCATCCTATTTTTGCAGGATTATTCGGTAAAATTTCCCATCTTACAATTTCACTGCCATGATTACGGCTGTTCTGCTCCTTTTCAGATTTTAAAATTTTTTTCAACTTATTAAACATAACCATTTTCCCTTATATTTTATATTATTCTTCTATAAATTTTTTTAAAAAATCAGTTACTTCTTCCACTTTTATTTCCTGACTTTCTCCCGTTCTTCTGTCTTTAATCTCAACTTTTCCCTCAATCGCTCCTTTTCCAACAACTATTTTCAAAGGAAACCCTATAAGATCAGCATCTTTAAACTTAAATCCCGCTCTTTCATTCCTGTCATCTAAAACTACATCTATTCCTTTACTGTTCAGTTTTTCATAAAGCTTTTCTCCTAATGAATATTGTGTCTCATCTTTTATATTTGCAATTATTATATCCACCAGATAAGGAGCTATAGCTTTAGGCCATATTATCCCCCATTCATCATGGTTCTGTTCTATTGCCGCTGCCATTACCCTGGAAATTCCTATTCCATAGCATCCCATTTTTATTATACGCTGTTTTCCGTTTTCATCTAAAACTGTTGCATTCAATGCTTTTGAATATTTTTCGCCTAATTTGAATATATGTCCCACTTCAATTCCTCTTGCAATTTTAAGAGTCCCTTTACCACCGGGACAACCATCCCCCTCTCTTGCTTCTCTTATATCTCCTGTTATATCATAGTGTATATCTTCAAGGTTTACATTTGCATAATGATACCCTTCTTTATTTCCTCCTACAATGAAATTCCTCATATATTTTACCGTTTCATCCAAAACTACTTTTATATTTTCATTTTTATCAAAAGAACCTACATATCCTTTTGCAATTCCAAGTTTTTCACAATCTTCCTCATCCATCATTTCCAGTTCCGTTGCTGCTCCTGCAATATTTTTTACCTTAATTGGATTTATATCAAGATCTCCCCTTATTAAAGCCATAAAATAATTTGCTCCGTCTGCAAGAACTTCTTTCAACAAAACAGCTTTTACCGTTTTTGTCTTATCCACTTTAAAAAAATTTGCAACATCCTCTATTGTCTTACAATCAGGAGTCTCTACAAGTTCCTTTTCTTTTTTTTCTTCATTGCTCATTTCAAGTTTTATTATACTCGAAGCTTTTTCCTTATTTGCAGCATAATCAGAAACATCACAATAGAGTATATCATCTTCACCGCTATCTGCAAGCACCATAAATTCATGGGACGAATCTCCTCCTATAGAACCTGAATCAGCTTCTACAGCTCTAAAATTAAGACCGCATCTTTCAAATATCCTTTCATAAGCTGCTTTCATATTCAAGTATTCTTCATCAAGAGATTTTT encodes the following:
- a CDS encoding proline--tRNA ligase, producing the protein MKLSKAFLKTYKEAPKEAEVISHQLMLRASMIKQLTRGIYSYLPLGYKVLRKIENIVREEMDRANAQEIHMPVLQPSSLWEETGRWFAYGPELMRLKDRNEREFALGPTHEEVVTDIVRNMVDSYKDLPFNLYQIQTKFRDEIRPRFGLMRGREFLMKDAYSFHIDEKSLDEEYLNMKAAYERIFERCGLNFRAVEADSGSIGGDSSHEFMVLADSGEDDILYCDVSDYAANKEKASSIIKLEMSNEEKKEKELVETPDCKTIEDVANFFKVDKTKTVKAVLLKEVLADGANYFMALIRGDLDINPIKVKNIAGAATELEMMDEEDCEKLGIAKGYVGSFDKNENIKVVLDETVKYMRNFIVGGNKEGYHYANVNLEDIHYDITGDIREAREGDGCPGGKGTLKIARGIEVGHIFKLGEKYSKALNATVLDENGKQRIIKMGCYGIGISRVMAAAIEQNHDEWGIIWPKAIAPYLVDIIIANIKDETQYSLGEKLYEKLNSKGIDVVLDDRNERAGFKFKDADLIGFPLKIVVGKGAIEGKVEIKDRRTGESQEIKVEEVTDFLKKFIEE
- a CDS encoding DUF6348 family protein — its product is MFNKLKKILKSEKEQNSRNHGSEIVRWEILPNNPAKIGCLKSSDPKHTDIVFAEFLYDLLAKKGWNVQILKSNGENKWLHIPENGYYLLPLLNWVDNDEEGKYRVATTIQIHHKELFLKGIFEYQYSRWSDELSMGIIDAFNSWIMLDWATLCDAANPENAENMNEIIEVTSEDKKSSKRHLFFGNMVIYPNFDVEKSEKAGIDVHPYIDEFCPCCFFTKSMEVFSKQMRDSGKSYAIRLFALKEPDGTLDADVRINGEEYPQAEEYLKKYAATWKNCDIIKFRKQYVIITDVKVKYN